In Procambarus clarkii isolate CNS0578487 chromosome 60, FALCON_Pclarkii_2.0, whole genome shotgun sequence, one genomic interval encodes:
- the LOC138353855 gene encoding keratin-associated protein 16-1-like — protein MYVRHAVRQACCTSAMLYVRHAVRQACCTPGMLYVRHAVRQACCTSAMLYVRHAVRQACCTSGMLYVSHAVRQACCTSGMLYVRHDVRQACCTSGMLYVRHAVRQECCTSGMLYARHAVRQACCTSGMLYVSHAVRQACCTSGMLYVSHAVRQPCCTSAMLYTSHAVHQPCCPPAMLYASHAVRQPCCTPAMLYTSHAVHQPCCPPAMLYTSHAVHQPCCTPGMLYASHAVRQPCCPPAMLYTSHAVHQPCRTPAMLYASHAVHQPCCTPAMLYTSHAVHQPCCTPAMLFTSHAVHQPCCTPAMLYTSHAVHQPCCTPAMLYTSHAVHQPCCTPAMLYTSHAVHQPCCTPAMLYASHAVHQPCCTPAMLYDIL, from the coding sequence ATGTACGTCAGGCATGCTGTACGTCAGGCATGCTGTACGTCAGCCATGCTGTACGTCAGGCATGCTGTACGTCAGGCATGTTGTACGCCAGGCATGCTGTACGTCAGGCATGCTGTACGTCAGGCATGCTGTACGTCAGCCATGCTGTACGTCAGGCATGCTGTACGTCAGGCATGCTGTACGTCAGGCATGCTGTACGTCAGCCATGCTGTACGTCAGGCATGCTGTACGTCAGGCATGCTGTACGTCAGGCATGATGTACGTCAGGCATGCTGTACGTCAGGAATGTTGTACGTCAGGCATGCTGTACGTCAGGAATGTTGTACGTCAGGCATGCTGTACGCCAGGCATGCTGTACGTCAGGCATGCTGTACGTCAGGCATGTTGTACGTCAGCCATGCTGTACGCCAGGCATGTTGTACGTCAGGCATGTTGTACGTCAGCCATGCTGTACGTCAGCCATGCTGTACGTCAGCCATGCTGTACACCAGCCATGCTGTACACCAGCCATGCTGTCCACCAGCCATGCTGTATGCCAGCCATGCTGTACGCCAGCCATGCTGTACACCAGCCATGCTGTACACCAGCCATGCTGTACACCAGCCATGCTGTCCACCAGCCATGCTGTACACCAGCCATGCTGTCCACCAGCCATGCTGTACACCAGGCATGTTGTACGCCAGCCATGCTGTACGCCAGCCATGCTGTCCACCAGCCATGCTGTACACCAGCCATGCTGTCCACCAGCCATGCCGTACACCAGCCATGCTGTACGCCAGCCATGCTGTTCACCAGCCATGCTGTACACCAGCCATGCTGTACACCAGCCATGCTGTACACCAGCCATGCTGTACACCAGCCATGCTGTTCACCAGCCATGCTGTACACCAGCCATGCTGTACACCAGCCATGCTGTACACCAGCCATGCTGTTCACCAGCCATGCTGTACACCAGCCATGCTGTACACCAGCCATGCTGTACACCAGCCATGCTGTACACCAGCCATGCTGTACACCAGCCATGCTGTACACCAGCCATGCTGTACGCCAGCCATGCTGTACGCCAGCCATGCTGTACACCAGCCATGCTGTACACCAGCCATGCTGTACGACATTTTATAA
- the LOC138353854 gene encoding flagellar attachment zone protein 1-like, with protein MKALSCRFVLGGQYDDSVVTSNISSFYNGNVEDEDQNVRREKERLEESEHGLRECEDCPNSILRFTGNSLPRPQRSFCEVLRQEVQLLVFEVQLLVFEVQLLVFEVQLAVFEVQLLVFEVQLVVFEVQLLVFEVQLLVFEVQLLVFEVQLLVFEVQLLVFEVQLLVFEVQLAVFEVQLLVFEVQLVVFEVQLLVFEVQLLVFEVQLLVFEVQLLVFEVQLLVFEVQLLVFEVQLVVFEVQLLVFEVQLLVFEVQLLVFEVQLLLFEVQLLVFEVQLLVFEVQLLVFEVQLLVFEVQLLVFEVQLLVFEVQLLVFEVQLVVFEVQLLVFEVQLLVFEVQLLVFEVQLLVFEVQLLVFEVQLAVFEVQLLVFEVQLLVFEVQLLVFEVQLLLFEVQLLVFEVQLVVFEVQLLVFEVQLLVFEVKLLVFEVQLLVFEVQLLVFEVQLVVFEVQLLVFEVQLLVFEVQLLVFEVQLLLFEVQLLVFEVQLLVFEVQLLVPGGGGGAAAAARVLAFAASMSSF; from the exons atgaaggctcttagctgccgctttgtgctcgggggacagtatgatgattctgtagttacctcgaataTTTCCTCCTTCt ATAATGGCAATGTGGAGGATGAAGATCAAAATGTACGCAGGGAGAAAGAGAGACTTGAGGAGTCAGAGCATGGGCTGAGAGAGTGTGAAGACTGTCCAAACTCCATACTTAGGTTTACAG GCAATTCCTTGCCTCGTCCCCAACGTTCATTTTGTGAGGTACTACGGCAAGAGGTCCAGCTGCTTGTGTTTGAGGTCCAGCTGCTGGTGTTTGAGGTCCAGCTGCTGGTGTTTGAGGTCCAGCTGGCAGTGTTTGAGGTCCAGCTGCTGGTGTTTGAGGTCCAGCTGGTAGTGTTTGAGGTCCAGCTGCTGGTGTTTGAGGTCCAGCTGCTTGTGTTTGAGGTCCAGCTGCTGGTGTTTGAGGTCCAGCTGCTGGTGTTTGAGGTCCAGCTGCTAGTGTTTGAGGTCCAGCTGCTGGTGTTTGAGGTCCAGCTGGCAGTGTTTGAGGTCCAGCTGCTAGTGTTTGAGGTCCAGCTGGTAGTGTTTGAGGTCCAGCTGCTGGTGTTTGAGGTCCAGCTGCTTGTGTTTGAGGTCCAGCTGCTAGTGTTTGAGGTCCAGCTGCTAGTGTTTGAGGTCCAGCTGCTGGTGTTTGAGGTCCAGCTGCTTGTGTTTGAGGTCCAGCTGGTAGTGTTTGAGGTCCAGCTGCTTGTGTTTGAGGTCCAGCTGCTTGTGTTTGAGGTCCAGCTGCTTGTGTTTGAGGTCCAGCTGCTACTGTTTGAGGTCCAGCTGCTTGTGTTTGAGGTCCAGCTGCTAGTGTTTGAGGTCCAGCTGCTAGTGTTTGAGGTCCAGCTGCTTGTGTTTGAGGTCCAGCTGCTAGTGTTTGAGGTCCAGCTGCTAGTGTTTGAGGTCCAGCTGCTAGTGTTTGAGGTCCAGCTGGTAGTGTTTGAGGTCCAGCTGCTGGTGTTTGAGGTCCAGCTGCTTGTGTTTGAGGTCCAGCTGCTAGTGTTTGAGGTCCAGCTGCTTGTGTTTGAGGTCCAGCTGCTGGTGTTTGAGGTCCAGCTGGCAGTGTTTGAGGTCCAGCTGCTTGTGTTTGAGGTCCAGCTGCTTGTGTTTGAGGTCCAGCTGCTTGTGTTTGAGGTCCAGCTGCTACTGTTTGAGGTCCAGCTGCTTGTGTTTGAGGTCCAGCTGGTAGTGTTTGAGGTCCAGCTGCTGGTGTTTGAGGTCCAGCTGCTTGTGTTTGAGGTCAAGCTGCTTGTGTTTGAGGTCCAGCTGCTAGTGTTTGAGGTCCAGCTGCTTGTGTTTGAGGTCCAGCTGGTAGTGTTTGAGGTCCAGCTGCTTGTGTTTGAGGTCCAGCTGCTTGTGTTTGAGGTCCAGCTGCTTGTGTTTGAGGTCCAGCTGCTACTGTTTGAGGTCCAGCTGCTTGTGTTTGAGGTCCAGCTGCTTGTGTTTGAGGTCCAGCTGcttgtgccaggggggggggggggcgctgctgctgctgcacgggtTCTCGCTTTCGCTGCCTCGATGAGCAGCTTCTAA